In Streptomyces venezuelae, the sequence GACCGCGGTGATCGGATCACGGCTGCTGGGCTGGCCCGACGCCACGGGGTGACGCCGGGGCTGCGGTCGCCGGGCCGGGAGACCCTGCCGGGCCACGGCGTAAAAAAGTCGTAAAGATTGCCGAAGACAGGCAATGTGCAACACCCTCGCCCGCTGGCACGATGCCGTTGTCCGGCGAAAACGCCGGCCGGGCGGGGGAGGTGCTCATGGACTTGTTTCTGGGTCTCGGCATCGGGGGGATCGTCCTGCTGGCCGGCTCGCTGGTGTTCGACGGGGTCCTCGAAGGTGTCTTCGACGGAGCCCTGGACGGACTGTTCGACGGATGGCTGTCGCTCCCGGTGGTCGCGGGCTTCATTTCGATGCTCGGTTTCACGGGGGCGATCGTGCTCGGGACCACCGGTCTCGGGCCGGGAGCGGCAGCCGCCGCCGGGGCCGCGGCCGGTGCGGGGGCCGGCTGGTCGACGTACCGGATGAGCCGCGCCCTCGCCCGGGACGGCGACGGGGCCGCCCCGCACCACGGCGAGCTCGTCGGGTCCGCCGGGACCGTGGTCACCGCCATTCCGGCGGACGGATACGGCGAGGTCCTGCTGAGACTGGGAGGCCAGCCGGTCAAGTACGCCGCGACCGCCGACGGCCCGGTGGCCCTCGGCGCCGAGGTGTGGGTCACGCGGACGCCGTCGTCCACGTCGGTCGGTGTGCGCCCCGTCGAACGCTGACCCGGGCACCGGTCCGGGCGCGGCCCCCGGCCCGTCGCCGGGCAGCGACCCGAGTGCCGAGCCCGAGTGCCGACCCCGAGCGCCGACCCCGAGCGCTTCACCTTGTCATCCACCACCGATCTGCCCTCGTGAGCGCGGGCAGGGGGGATCCACCATGAGTTCAGTCGTCGTTCCGGTCGTGGGAGTGGTCGTACTCCTCGTCCTGCTCGCACTGGTCGTCGTCACCCGCTACAAGGTCGCCGGTCCCAGCGAGGCGTTCCTCATCACGGGCCGGCGCGGCAAGAAGTCCACCGATCCGGCCACCGGACAGATCTTCACCGACACCAGCGGCCAGAAGGTCGTGGTCGGCGGCGGCGTGTTCGTCGTGCCCTTCGTCCAGCAGCGCTACACCCTCGACCTGTCCAGCCGGCACATCCCGATCGCCGTGCGCGGAGCGGTCACGCTGCGCGGCATCAAGGCGCATCTCGAAGGCGTCGCGATCGTCAAGGTCGGCGGCAACGAGGACGCCATCCGCGCCGCCGCCCAGCGCTTCCTCCAGCAGCAGGACGGCATCGTCGGCTTCACCCAGGAAGTGCTGTCCGGCGCGCTGCGCGCCATCGTCGGCCGGATGTCGGTCGAGGACATCATCCGCGACCGGGCGGCCTTCGCCGGGCAGGTCGCGGAGGAGGCCGAGGCCAGCCTCTCCGGCCAGGGCCTCGTCCTGGACGCGTTCCAGATCCAGGACATCACCACGGAGGGCTCCTACCTGGAGGACCTCGGTCGGCCCGAGGCCGCCCGAGCCAAGCAGGAGGCCGACATCGCCGAGGCCAACGCCCGCCGGGCCGCCGAACAGGCCCGGCTGAAGGCCGAGGAGGAGATCGCGGTCGCGCAGCGCACCCTGTACCTGCGCCAGGCCGAGATCAAGGCGGAGACCGACGCCGCCGCAGCCCAGGCGAACGCCGCCGGCCCGCTGGCCGACGCCGACCGGCAGCAGCAGATCCTGGCCGAGCAGGAGAAGGTGGCCGAGCGGCAGGCCGCGCTGACCGACCGCCAGCTCGACACCGAGGTCCGCAAGCCCGCCGACGCCCGGCGCTACCAGGCCGAGCAGGAGGCCGAGGCCAAGCGGGTGGCCCGGGTCAAGCAGGCCGAGGCGGAGCGGCTCGCCGCCATCGCCGCCGCGCAGGCGGAGGCCGAGCGGGCCCGCCTGACGGGTGAGGGCGAGAAGCAGCGCCGCTCCGCGCTCGCCGAGGCCGAGGCCATCGAGGGAGTCAAGCGCGGTGAGGCCGAACGCGCCCGCCGCGCGGCCATCGCCGAGGCGGTACGCCTGGAGGGTGACGCGGAAGCGGCGGCGATCGCCGCCAAGGGCGCGGCCGAGGCGGAGGCGATGCAGAAGAAGGCCGACGCCTTCGAGAGCTACGGCGACGCGGCGATGGTCCAGATGCTGGTCGAGGTGCTCCCGCAGGTGGTCGCCAAGGCGGCCGAGCCGCTCGGCGCCATCGACAAGATGACCGTCATCTCCACCGACGGCGCGAACAAGCTGTCCCGTACCGTCGCCGACAACGTCGCCCAGGGCATGGAGCTGCTCGGCTCCACGACGGGCGTCGACCTGGCCCAGCTCCTCAAGGGCATCACCGCTACCAGGCCGGCGACGACCCCCGAGGCCGCCCCGGCCAACGGCAGGGTCGCGATCACCGACTGACCCCGGGCGCCGTCCCCGCCGGTCGCGTCCTCCGGTTCCCGGAGATCCGGCCGGCGGGCGGCGGCGCGCTCGCTTCGGTTCATCCGGCGGGGCCGAATTCTCCGGTCAGGTCCCGCCGGCCGGGGCGGGCGCTCGGGTGAACCGGCCGGTACACCCACGCTCAATCAAACCTGCCCACTCCGTTAACATGTTCGACCTGACTATGTTCACGTTGGACCACGATAAGCGGCCGGAAATTGACATCTACGATATGGCGGGTTCTTTCTCGAATAGGCGACGGCGCCAGGTCCGCCGCGCTGCCCCGGCCCCGGGCCGTCCTGTGGGGCGCCGTGGGTGTGATCGGCCTCGGATTCCTCGTCGCACTGGAGCTGGCCGCGCGCCGGTACGGCGTGCCGGGTCCGATCACCGTCCAGACGCGCGAGGTGATCTTCGCACCCCAGTCGGGCACGGTGCTGTACGCCAGCATGGCACTGATGATGGTGGTCCTCACCTGGCGGCAGCGCCTCATCGGACTCGCCGCCGCGATCGGCATCGACCTCGTCTTCTGGCTCGTACGGTGGCTGGCCGGCGCCGAGATGATGTTCGGCAACGGCGCGCTCCTGGTGACCTTGGCCTGGGCCGTCATCGCCGTCACGCGGCGCACCGGCCGGGAACGTCTCCTGCTGCTGAAGGGCGTGGGACTGGCGCTGCTGCTGGTGGCCGGCCGTAAGACCGGCTACACCTGGCTGCTGATCACCTCGAAGTCCCGCCCGATGGTGCTCGACCAGTACGTGGCGACCGCCGACCACGCGCTGGGCAACCCGTCGTGGGTGGCGGGCCGGATCGTCGAGGCCACCGGCGCGGTCGGCTTCCGCATCCTCGAATTCGTCTACATCCAGCTCGCGGTGGCCGCGGTCGCCGTCGCGCTGTACCAGCTGCGCCACGTGGCGACCCTGCGCCGCTTCCCGAGCCACCACCTGGTGCGCACCTTCCTGGTCATCGGTCTGCTCGGGCCGGGGATCTACATGGTCTTCCCGGTGGTCGGGCCGATCTTCGCCTACGGCGCGGACGGCGGGCACTGGGCGGTGGCCGACCTGTGGCCGAACACACCGCCGCCGCTCGGTACCCCGGGCCCGATGCCCTTCGACGAGTTCACCCCGCGCAACTGCATGCCCAGCCTGCACACGGCGTGGGCGACCGCGATCTTCATCCATTCCCGCAAGGCCCCGAGGGCGCTGCGCTACGCGGGCACGTTCTGGCTGATCGCCACCCTCGGCGCCACGCTCGGCTTCGGCTACCACTACGGCGCGGACATCATCGCCGGCGTGGTCTTCACGGTCACGATCGAGGCGGGGCTGCGCACCCTCGCCCGCGGCTGGGACCGGCCCGGCGTCCTGCTGACCGGCTACGGCTTCGCGGTGTTCGTCGCGTACCTGGTCTCGTACCGCTATCTGTCGGTGCAGCTGGCCGCGTACCCGTGGGTCTTCGGGCCGCTGCTCCTCCTCGCGATGGGCTCGGTGATCTACGGCTACGTACGGATCACCAGGACGTGGGAACGGCAGGACGCGGCCGCGGCGGTGGTGCGGGTACCGCAGCCCCGGCGCGAACCGCAGCCCGAACTGGTCTGAGCTCGCGGGGGACCGGGACGG encodes:
- a CDS encoding DUF5933 domain-containing protein is translated as MPRPRAVLWGAVGVIGLGFLVALELAARRYGVPGPITVQTREVIFAPQSGTVLYASMALMMVVLTWRQRLIGLAAAIGIDLVFWLVRWLAGAEMMFGNGALLVTLAWAVIAVTRRTGRERLLLLKGVGLALLLVAGRKTGYTWLLITSKSRPMVLDQYVATADHALGNPSWVAGRIVEATGAVGFRILEFVYIQLAVAAVAVALYQLRHVATLRRFPSHHLVRTFLVIGLLGPGIYMVFPVVGPIFAYGADGGHWAVADLWPNTPPPLGTPGPMPFDEFTPRNCMPSLHTAWATAIFIHSRKAPRALRYAGTFWLIATLGATLGFGYHYGADIIAGVVFTVTIEAGLRTLARGWDRPGVLLTGYGFAVFVAYLVSYRYLSVQLAAYPWVFGPLLLLAMGSVIYGYVRITRTWERQDAAAAVVRVPQPRREPQPELV
- a CDS encoding flotillin family protein; protein product: MSSVVVPVVGVVVLLVLLALVVVTRYKVAGPSEAFLITGRRGKKSTDPATGQIFTDTSGQKVVVGGGVFVVPFVQQRYTLDLSSRHIPIAVRGAVTLRGIKAHLEGVAIVKVGGNEDAIRAAAQRFLQQQDGIVGFTQEVLSGALRAIVGRMSVEDIIRDRAAFAGQVAEEAEASLSGQGLVLDAFQIQDITTEGSYLEDLGRPEAARAKQEADIAEANARRAAEQARLKAEEEIAVAQRTLYLRQAEIKAETDAAAAQANAAGPLADADRQQQILAEQEKVAERQAALTDRQLDTEVRKPADARRYQAEQEAEAKRVARVKQAEAERLAAIAAAQAEAERARLTGEGEKQRRSALAEAEAIEGVKRGEAERARRAAIAEAVRLEGDAEAAAIAAKGAAEAEAMQKKADAFESYGDAAMVQMLVEVLPQVVAKAAEPLGAIDKMTVISTDGANKLSRTVADNVAQGMELLGSTTGVDLAQLLKGITATRPATTPEAAPANGRVAITD